The following coding sequences lie in one Delphinus delphis chromosome 9, mDelDel1.2, whole genome shotgun sequence genomic window:
- the CCDC136 gene encoding coiled-coil domain-containing protein 136 isoform X5, giving the protein MDAGAGAGAGAAGWSCPGPGPTVTTSGSYEVSEGCERKKGQRWGSLERRGMQAMEGEVLLPALYEEEEEEEEEEEEVEEEDDQVQKGGSVGSLSVGKHRGLSLTETELEELRAQVLQLVAELEETRELAGQHEDDSLELQGLLEDERLASAQQAEVFTKQIQQLQGELRSLREEISLLEHEKESELQEIEQELHLAQAEIQNLRQAAEDSATEHENDIASLQEDLCRMQNELEDMERIRGEYEMEITSLRAEIEMKNSDVSNSLSLSDFSEMQEELQQLRDRYHFLNEEYQVLRENNSSLTGQLADLESERTLRATERCLESQALGSMKSAESQTSKEDFLEPDPEMHLLRQQLLGAEEQMHDMQNKCKKLSWELQELQHHRRTSEEEQRRLQRELKCAQDEVLRFQTSHSVTQPSPAPNPPIFSLPLVGLVVISALLWCWWAETSS; this is encoded by the exons ATGGACGCGGGCGCCGGGGCCGGCGCGGGCGCCGCGGGTTGGAGCTGCCCGGGCCCAG GACCCACAGTGACCACTTCAGGCTCCTACGAGGTATCAGAGGGTTGTGAGAGGAAGAAAGGCCAACGCTGGGGGTCCCTGGAACGGCGGGGGATGCAAGCTATGGAGG GGGAAGTGTTACTCCCAGCTCTCtacgaggaggaagaggaggaggaagaagaggaagaagaggtggaAGAAGAGGATGATCAAGTGCAGAAAGGTGGCAGCGTGGGCTCCCTGTCGGTTGGCAAGCACCGGGGCCTGAGCCTCACggagacagagctggaggagcTGAGGGCTCAGGTGCTGCAgctggtggcagagctggaggaGACCCGGGAACTGGCAGGGCAGCATGAGGACGACTCGCTGGAGCTGCAGG GGCTCCTGGAGGATGAGCGGCTGGCCAGCGCCCAGCAGGCAGAGGTGTTCACCAAGCAGATTCAGCAGCTCCAAG GTGAGCTGCGGTCTCTACGGGAGGAGATTTCCCTGTTAGAGCATGAAAAAGAAAGTGAACTTCAGGAAATAGAACAGGAGTTGCATTTGGCCCAGGCTGAGATCCAGAATCTGCGGCAAGCAGCGGAGGACTCTGCGACTGAACATGAGAATGACATAGCCTCCCTGCAGGAGGATCTCTGCCGGATGCAGAATGAACTCGAGGACATGGAGCGCATCCGAGGAGAGTATGAGATGGAGATCACCTCCCTCCgtgcagaaatagaaatgaagaactcTGACGTATCCAATAGTTTAAGTCTCTCAGATTTCTCTGAGATGCAAG AAGAGTTGCAGCAACTGCGGGACCGCTACCACTTCCTGAACGAGGAGTACCAGGTCCTCCGAGAGAACAACAGTAGCCTCACAGGACAGCTTGCGGATCTGGAGAGTGAGAG GACACTAAGAGCAACAGAAAGATGCCTGGAGTCCCAAGCACTAGGGAGTATGAAGTCAGCAGAGTCTCAGACTTCAAAAGAGGATTTCCTGGAGCCTGATCCTGAAATGCATTTGTTGCGACAGCagctgctgggagctgaggaGCAGATGCATGACATGCAGAACAAG TGTAAGAAATTGAGTTGGGAGTTGCAAGAGCTACAGCACCATCGCCGGACCAGTGAGGAGGAGCAGAGGCGGCTGCAGAGGGAGCTCAAGTGTGCACAGGATGAGGTCCTTCGGTTTCAGACTTCCCACAGTGTCACCCAG CCATCCCCTGCCCCCAATCCCCCCATCTTCTCCTTGCCTCTCGTAGGCCTGGTGGTCATATCGGCTTTGCTCTGGTGCTGGTGGGCTGAGACGTCGTCCTAA
- the CCDC136 gene encoding coiled-coil domain-containing protein 136 isoform X2: MDAGAGAGAGAAGWSCPGPGPTVTTSGSYEVSEGCERKKGQRWGSLERRGMQAMEGEVLLPALYEEEEEEEEEEEEVEEEDDQVQKGGSVGSLSVGKHRGLSLTETELEELRAQVLQLVAELEETRELAGQHEDDSLELQGLLEDERLASAQQAEVFTKQIQQLQGELRSLREEISLLEHEKESELQEIEQELHLAQAEIQNLRQAAEDSATEHENDIASLQEDLCRMQNELEDMERIRGEYEMEITSLRAEIEMKNSDVSNSLSLSDFSEMQEELQQLRDRYHFLNEEYQVLRENNSSLTGQLADLESERTLRATERCLESQALGSMKSAESQTSKEDFLEPDPEMHLLRQQLLGAEEQMHDMQNKCKKLSWELQELQHHRRTSEEEQRRLQRELKCAQDEVLRFQTSHSVTQGEELRTRLCALQQKYDASQDEQNELLKVQLQLEAELQQLKDMKPTVVESQSEKELQCQLQKLQLQYQSIMCEKDELLAVQQQLRDSLRCHEAEVQHLKGIVASFQESREKNAEMHAQLQEMKRLYQTSKDALERQKHMYDQLEQDFLLCRQELQQLKTTQSIPEDKGKCADKCDALLFRLTELQERYKASQKDMAQLQMEQCELLERQRRMQEAQGQLHEELHRLTFPLPRSGLFHKSQELLTKLQDLGELQMVYQGMQEKQKKLIQNQESVLKEQLELHGALQRFKESDFREVLENPKDSKWPKSSKCGHNKSKVIIAQMQSLQELYEASEAEQELRQQEQERLLEERKRLQADLQLCLEEMHMLQVQSPSVKMSLESYKKSYGTTDTSNENCRRDCNIDDNESCHESYNSSQASEESVLQSYDRSTSTGESCGRSYRSSSSSSIAYKRSYGTSRSSDTCHKSYVSSSMDGELADPEDMERFEDTVAKVLIKLQGVQAMYQLSQEEHDLLRQQMRNLLDKQKGPKEELDACEKEFKERVERLEKTVASQNEEHEIKELQAKLRELQLQYQASVDERGRLLAMQEQLEGQLQCCQEELHQLKEKRSSVTKETKGTNGNKNVNKNANGVKSKKVAKPSLESSEVSCETRKSLEVVLYYKASHVALDDQTKEEIEEETKEAIEDETEAIEDETKESWDELVSEPSGPREVKFKEDQEERDEEFHSQEGKEEGNDQGEEEDEASEGSNPLKPSESKKPSPAPNPPIFSLPLVGLVVISALLWCWWAETSS; encoded by the exons ATGGACGCGGGCGCCGGGGCCGGCGCGGGCGCCGCGGGTTGGAGCTGCCCGGGCCCAG GACCCACAGTGACCACTTCAGGCTCCTACGAGGTATCAGAGGGTTGTGAGAGGAAGAAAGGCCAACGCTGGGGGTCCCTGGAACGGCGGGGGATGCAAGCTATGGAGG GGGAAGTGTTACTCCCAGCTCTCtacgaggaggaagaggaggaggaagaagaggaagaagaggtggaAGAAGAGGATGATCAAGTGCAGAAAGGTGGCAGCGTGGGCTCCCTGTCGGTTGGCAAGCACCGGGGCCTGAGCCTCACggagacagagctggaggagcTGAGGGCTCAGGTGCTGCAgctggtggcagagctggaggaGACCCGGGAACTGGCAGGGCAGCATGAGGACGACTCGCTGGAGCTGCAGG GGCTCCTGGAGGATGAGCGGCTGGCCAGCGCCCAGCAGGCAGAGGTGTTCACCAAGCAGATTCAGCAGCTCCAAG GTGAGCTGCGGTCTCTACGGGAGGAGATTTCCCTGTTAGAGCATGAAAAAGAAAGTGAACTTCAGGAAATAGAACAGGAGTTGCATTTGGCCCAGGCTGAGATCCAGAATCTGCGGCAAGCAGCGGAGGACTCTGCGACTGAACATGAGAATGACATAGCCTCCCTGCAGGAGGATCTCTGCCGGATGCAGAATGAACTCGAGGACATGGAGCGCATCCGAGGAGAGTATGAGATGGAGATCACCTCCCTCCgtgcagaaatagaaatgaagaactcTGACGTATCCAATAGTTTAAGTCTCTCAGATTTCTCTGAGATGCAAG AAGAGTTGCAGCAACTGCGGGACCGCTACCACTTCCTGAACGAGGAGTACCAGGTCCTCCGAGAGAACAACAGTAGCCTCACAGGACAGCTTGCGGATCTGGAGAGTGAGAG GACACTAAGAGCAACAGAAAGATGCCTGGAGTCCCAAGCACTAGGGAGTATGAAGTCAGCAGAGTCTCAGACTTCAAAAGAGGATTTCCTGGAGCCTGATCCTGAAATGCATTTGTTGCGACAGCagctgctgggagctgaggaGCAGATGCATGACATGCAGAACAAG TGTAAGAAATTGAGTTGGGAGTTGCAAGAGCTACAGCACCATCGCCGGACCAGTGAGGAGGAGCAGAGGCGGCTGCAGAGGGAGCTCAAGTGTGCACAGGATGAGGTCCTTCGGTTTCAGACTTCCCACAGTGTCACCCAG GGCGAGGAGCTGAGGACCAGACTCTGTGCCCTGCAGCAAAAGTATGATGCTAGCCAGGATGAGCAGAATGAGCTCTTGAAGGTACAGCTACAACTTGAGGCTGAGCTCCAGCAGCTCAAAGATATGAAACCCACAGTCGTAGAAAGCCAGAGTGAGAAG GAGTTACAGTGCCAGCTACAGAAGCTGCAGCTGCAGTACCAGAGCATCATGTGTGAGAAGGACGAGCTGCTGGCCGTGCAGCAGCAGCTGCGAGACAGCCTGCGCTGCCACGAGGCAGAGGTGCAGCACCTCAAGGGCATCGTGGCCTCCTTCcaagagagcagagagaag aaTGCAGAGATGCACGCCCAGCTGCAGGAGATGAAGCGGCTGTACCAGACCAGCAAGGATGCGCTGGAGCGGCAAAAGCACATGTATGATCAGCTCGAGCAGGACTTCTTGCTCTGCCGGCAGGAGCTGCAGCAGCTCAAGACCACCCAGTCCATCCCAGAGGACAAGGGAAAGTGTGCTGATAAG TGTGACGCACTGCTCTTCAGACTGACAGAATTGCAGGAGAGGTACAAGGCCAGCCAGAAGGATATGGCGCAGCTGCAGATGGAGCAGTGCGAGCTCctggagaggcagaggaggatgCAGGAGGCGCAGGGCCAGCTGCACGAAGAGCTGCACAGGCTCACGTTCCCGCTCCCCAGATCTGGTCTCTTCCACAAG AGTCAGGAGCTCCTTACAAAGTTACAAGACCTGGGTGAACTACAGATGGTCTACCAAGGCATGCAGGAGAAGCAGAAAAAACTGATACAGAATCAAGAAAGTGTATTAAAAGAACAATTAGAACTGCACGGAGCGCTGCAACGTTTCAAGGAGTCTGATTTCCGGGAAGTGTTGGAGAATCCGAAGGACTCCAAATGGCCTAAGTCCTCAAAATGTGGTCATAACAAG TCAAAGGTGATCATCGCCCAGATGCAGTCTCTGCAGGAGCTGTACGAGGCCAGTGAGGCTGAGCAGGAGCTGCGGCAGCAGGAGCAGGAGCGGCTTCTAGAGGAGCGGAAGAGGCTGCAGGCCGACCTGCAGCTCtgcctggaagaaatgcacatgCTCCAAGTCCAGTCCCCTTCTGTGAAAATGAGCCTTGAGTCGTACAAGAAGAGTTATGGGACCACGGACACCAGCAACGAGAACTGTCGCAGAGATTGTAACATTGATGACAACGAGAGCTGTCACGAGAGTTACAACAGCAGCCAGGCCAGCGAAGAGAGCGTCCTCCAGAGCTATGACAGGAGCACCAGTACTGGGGAGTCCTGTGGGAGGAGTTaccgcagcagcagcagcagcagcattgcCTATAAGAGGAGTTACGGCACCAGCAGGAGCTCTGACACCTGTCACAAGAGTTACGTCAGCAGCAGCATGGACGGCGAACTTGCCGATCCTGAAGATATGGAG cgCTTTGAGGACACGGTTGCCAAGGTGTTGATCAAGCTGCAGGGAGTGCAGGCCATGTACCAGCTCAGCCAGGAGGAGCACGACCTGCTGCGGCAGCAGATGAGAAACCTGCTAGACAAGCAGAAAGGGCCGAAGGAAGAGCTGGATGCCTGCGAGAAGGAATTCAAGGAGCGCGTGGAACGCTTGGAGAAGACTGTTGCCTCCCAAAATGAGGAGCACGAG ATCAAAGAACTGCAGGCCAAGCTGCGGGAGCTGCAGCTACAGTACCAGGCTAGCGTGGATGAGCGGGGGCGGCTCCTGGCCATGCAGGAGCAGTTGGAGGGGCAGCTGCAGTGCTGCCAGGAAGAGCTTCACCAGCTCAAAGAGAAGAGGTCCTCTGTTACCAAAGAAACCAAGGGAACGAATGGCAATAAGAACGTGAATAAGAATGCCAATGGGGTTAAAAGTAAAAAGGTGGCCAAGCCAAGCCTGGAGAGTTCTGAGGTCAGCTGTGAGACCAGAAAG AGTCTGGAGGTGGTGCTGTACTACAAGGCCAGCCACGTGGCCTTGGACGATCAAACGAAAGAGGAAATAGAAGAGGAAACGAAGGAGGCAATTGAGGACGAAACGGAGGCAATTGAGGACGAAACAAAGGAGTCCTGGGATGAACTAGTTTCTGAGCCATCAGGTCCTAGAGAGGTTAAATTCAAAGAAGACCAGGAGGAGAGAGATGAAGAGTTCCACAGCCAGGAGGGTAAGGAAGAAGGCAACGaccaaggggaggaggaggatgaaGCTTCAGAGGGAAGCAACCCCCTCAAGCCTTCTGAGAGCAAAAAG CCATCCCCTGCCCCCAATCCCCCCATCTTCTCCTTGCCTCTCGTAGGCCTGGTGGTCATATCGGCTTTGCTCTGGTGCTGGTGGGCTGAGACGTCGTCCTAA
- the CCDC136 gene encoding coiled-coil domain-containing protein 136 isoform X1 encodes MDAGAGAGAGAAGWSCPGPGPTVTTSGSYEVSEGCERKKGQRWGSLERRGMQAMEGEVLLPALYEEEEEEEEEEEEVEEEDDQVQKGGSVGSLSVGKHRGLSLTETELEELRAQVLQLVAELEETRELAGQHEDDSLELQGLLEDERLASAQQAEVFTKQIQQLQGELRSLREEISLLEHEKESELQEIEQELHLAQAEIQNLRQAAEDSATEHENDIASLQEDLCRMQNELEDMERIRGEYEMEITSLRAEIEMKNSDVSNSLSLSDFSEMQEELQQLRDRYHFLNEEYQVLRENNSSLTGQLADLESERTLRATERCLESQALGSMKSAESQTSKEDFLEPDPEMHLLRQQLLGAEEQMHDMQNKCKKLSWELQELQHHRRTSEEEQRRLQRELKCAQDEVLRFQTSHSVTQGEELRTRLCALQQKYDASQDEQNELLKVQLQLEAELQQLKDMKPTVVESQSEKELQCQLQKLQLQYQSIMCEKDELLAVQQQLRDSLRCHEAEVQHLKGIVASFQESREKNAEMHAQLQEMKRLYQTSKDALERQKHMYDQLEQDFLLCRQELQQLKTTQSIPEDKGKCADKCDALLFRLTELQERYKASQKDMAQLQMEQCELLERQRRMQEAQGQLHEELHRLTFPLPRSGLFHKSQELLTKLQDLGELQMVYQGMQEKQKKLIQNQESVLKEQLELHGALQRFKESDFREVLENPKDSKWPKSSKCGHNKSKVIIAQMQSLQELYEASEAEQELRQQEQERLLEERKRLQADLQLCLEEMHMLQVQSPSVKMSLESYKKSYGTTDTSNENCRRDCNIDDNESCHESYNSSQASEESVLQSYDRSTSTGESCGRSYRSSSSSSIAYKRSYGTSRSSDTCHKSYVSSSMDGELADPEDMERFEDTVAKVLIKLQGVQAMYQLSQEEHDLLRQQMRNLLDKQKGPKEELDACEKEFKERVERLEKTVASQNEEHEIKELQAKLRELQLQYQASVDERGRLLAMQEQLEGQLQCCQEELHQLKEKRSSVTKETKGTNGNKNVNKNANGVKSKKVAKPSLESSEVSCETRKSLEVVLYYKASHVALDDQTKEEIEEETKEAIEDETEAIEDETKESWDELVSEPSGPREVKFKEDQEERDEEFHSQEGKEEGNDQGEEEDEASEGSNPLKPSESKKNMFGMWKPMVFLALAAVALYVLPNMRPQETESYLVE; translated from the exons ATGGACGCGGGCGCCGGGGCCGGCGCGGGCGCCGCGGGTTGGAGCTGCCCGGGCCCAG GACCCACAGTGACCACTTCAGGCTCCTACGAGGTATCAGAGGGTTGTGAGAGGAAGAAAGGCCAACGCTGGGGGTCCCTGGAACGGCGGGGGATGCAAGCTATGGAGG GGGAAGTGTTACTCCCAGCTCTCtacgaggaggaagaggaggaggaagaagaggaagaagaggtggaAGAAGAGGATGATCAAGTGCAGAAAGGTGGCAGCGTGGGCTCCCTGTCGGTTGGCAAGCACCGGGGCCTGAGCCTCACggagacagagctggaggagcTGAGGGCTCAGGTGCTGCAgctggtggcagagctggaggaGACCCGGGAACTGGCAGGGCAGCATGAGGACGACTCGCTGGAGCTGCAGG GGCTCCTGGAGGATGAGCGGCTGGCCAGCGCCCAGCAGGCAGAGGTGTTCACCAAGCAGATTCAGCAGCTCCAAG GTGAGCTGCGGTCTCTACGGGAGGAGATTTCCCTGTTAGAGCATGAAAAAGAAAGTGAACTTCAGGAAATAGAACAGGAGTTGCATTTGGCCCAGGCTGAGATCCAGAATCTGCGGCAAGCAGCGGAGGACTCTGCGACTGAACATGAGAATGACATAGCCTCCCTGCAGGAGGATCTCTGCCGGATGCAGAATGAACTCGAGGACATGGAGCGCATCCGAGGAGAGTATGAGATGGAGATCACCTCCCTCCgtgcagaaatagaaatgaagaactcTGACGTATCCAATAGTTTAAGTCTCTCAGATTTCTCTGAGATGCAAG AAGAGTTGCAGCAACTGCGGGACCGCTACCACTTCCTGAACGAGGAGTACCAGGTCCTCCGAGAGAACAACAGTAGCCTCACAGGACAGCTTGCGGATCTGGAGAGTGAGAG GACACTAAGAGCAACAGAAAGATGCCTGGAGTCCCAAGCACTAGGGAGTATGAAGTCAGCAGAGTCTCAGACTTCAAAAGAGGATTTCCTGGAGCCTGATCCTGAAATGCATTTGTTGCGACAGCagctgctgggagctgaggaGCAGATGCATGACATGCAGAACAAG TGTAAGAAATTGAGTTGGGAGTTGCAAGAGCTACAGCACCATCGCCGGACCAGTGAGGAGGAGCAGAGGCGGCTGCAGAGGGAGCTCAAGTGTGCACAGGATGAGGTCCTTCGGTTTCAGACTTCCCACAGTGTCACCCAG GGCGAGGAGCTGAGGACCAGACTCTGTGCCCTGCAGCAAAAGTATGATGCTAGCCAGGATGAGCAGAATGAGCTCTTGAAGGTACAGCTACAACTTGAGGCTGAGCTCCAGCAGCTCAAAGATATGAAACCCACAGTCGTAGAAAGCCAGAGTGAGAAG GAGTTACAGTGCCAGCTACAGAAGCTGCAGCTGCAGTACCAGAGCATCATGTGTGAGAAGGACGAGCTGCTGGCCGTGCAGCAGCAGCTGCGAGACAGCCTGCGCTGCCACGAGGCAGAGGTGCAGCACCTCAAGGGCATCGTGGCCTCCTTCcaagagagcagagagaag aaTGCAGAGATGCACGCCCAGCTGCAGGAGATGAAGCGGCTGTACCAGACCAGCAAGGATGCGCTGGAGCGGCAAAAGCACATGTATGATCAGCTCGAGCAGGACTTCTTGCTCTGCCGGCAGGAGCTGCAGCAGCTCAAGACCACCCAGTCCATCCCAGAGGACAAGGGAAAGTGTGCTGATAAG TGTGACGCACTGCTCTTCAGACTGACAGAATTGCAGGAGAGGTACAAGGCCAGCCAGAAGGATATGGCGCAGCTGCAGATGGAGCAGTGCGAGCTCctggagaggcagaggaggatgCAGGAGGCGCAGGGCCAGCTGCACGAAGAGCTGCACAGGCTCACGTTCCCGCTCCCCAGATCTGGTCTCTTCCACAAG AGTCAGGAGCTCCTTACAAAGTTACAAGACCTGGGTGAACTACAGATGGTCTACCAAGGCATGCAGGAGAAGCAGAAAAAACTGATACAGAATCAAGAAAGTGTATTAAAAGAACAATTAGAACTGCACGGAGCGCTGCAACGTTTCAAGGAGTCTGATTTCCGGGAAGTGTTGGAGAATCCGAAGGACTCCAAATGGCCTAAGTCCTCAAAATGTGGTCATAACAAG TCAAAGGTGATCATCGCCCAGATGCAGTCTCTGCAGGAGCTGTACGAGGCCAGTGAGGCTGAGCAGGAGCTGCGGCAGCAGGAGCAGGAGCGGCTTCTAGAGGAGCGGAAGAGGCTGCAGGCCGACCTGCAGCTCtgcctggaagaaatgcacatgCTCCAAGTCCAGTCCCCTTCTGTGAAAATGAGCCTTGAGTCGTACAAGAAGAGTTATGGGACCACGGACACCAGCAACGAGAACTGTCGCAGAGATTGTAACATTGATGACAACGAGAGCTGTCACGAGAGTTACAACAGCAGCCAGGCCAGCGAAGAGAGCGTCCTCCAGAGCTATGACAGGAGCACCAGTACTGGGGAGTCCTGTGGGAGGAGTTaccgcagcagcagcagcagcagcattgcCTATAAGAGGAGTTACGGCACCAGCAGGAGCTCTGACACCTGTCACAAGAGTTACGTCAGCAGCAGCATGGACGGCGAACTTGCCGATCCTGAAGATATGGAG cgCTTTGAGGACACGGTTGCCAAGGTGTTGATCAAGCTGCAGGGAGTGCAGGCCATGTACCAGCTCAGCCAGGAGGAGCACGACCTGCTGCGGCAGCAGATGAGAAACCTGCTAGACAAGCAGAAAGGGCCGAAGGAAGAGCTGGATGCCTGCGAGAAGGAATTCAAGGAGCGCGTGGAACGCTTGGAGAAGACTGTTGCCTCCCAAAATGAGGAGCACGAG ATCAAAGAACTGCAGGCCAAGCTGCGGGAGCTGCAGCTACAGTACCAGGCTAGCGTGGATGAGCGGGGGCGGCTCCTGGCCATGCAGGAGCAGTTGGAGGGGCAGCTGCAGTGCTGCCAGGAAGAGCTTCACCAGCTCAAAGAGAAGAGGTCCTCTGTTACCAAAGAAACCAAGGGAACGAATGGCAATAAGAACGTGAATAAGAATGCCAATGGGGTTAAAAGTAAAAAGGTGGCCAAGCCAAGCCTGGAGAGTTCTGAGGTCAGCTGTGAGACCAGAAAG AGTCTGGAGGTGGTGCTGTACTACAAGGCCAGCCACGTGGCCTTGGACGATCAAACGAAAGAGGAAATAGAAGAGGAAACGAAGGAGGCAATTGAGGACGAAACGGAGGCAATTGAGGACGAAACAAAGGAGTCCTGGGATGAACTAGTTTCTGAGCCATCAGGTCCTAGAGAGGTTAAATTCAAAGAAGACCAGGAGGAGAGAGATGAAGAGTTCCACAGCCAGGAGGGTAAGGAAGAAGGCAACGaccaaggggaggaggaggatgaaGCTTCAGAGGGAAGCAACCCCCTCAAGCCTTCTGAGAGCAAAAAG AACATGTTTGGGATGTGGAAGCCTATGGTGTTCTTGGCCCTTGCAGCTGTGGCTCTGTATGTGTTACCCAACATGCGACCGCAGGAGACAGAGTCCTACCTCGTGGAGTGA